In a single window of the Metopolophium dirhodum isolate CAU chromosome 2, ASM1992520v1, whole genome shotgun sequence genome:
- the LOC132939384 gene encoding trimethylguanosine synthase-like: MYTFYPSQINYYKDSQKHITRYGQKSYIAPKPKNSIGSSDGYNQNGRHQKPIRSKTYPENNHYNKNYKIENHHQNSIIKKTYSNQLNCRKNTNNLHQDKQLPIKYWLMRHLLFTNFDRGILLDTESFYSVCPEVLSYHIAKRCKNNIVLDPFCGAGGNIIQLAKTCKRVIACDIDPDKIRLARHNAEIYGVAHKIDFVVGDFFQIYPKLKADVVFMSPPWGGPGYSIEKSYSLTSMCDNYFGGGFGIFDIVKTIAPNIAFHMPKTTNILECMWLANDFGKVEIQQNIINGRLNSITAFYGDFH; this comes from the exons atgtatacattttatccatcacagataaactattataaagacTCTCAAAAGCATATTACCAGATATGGTCAGAAAAGTTATATTGCACCAAAACCaaaa aattcaaTAGGTAGTTCTGATGGATATAATCAAAACGGAAGACATCAAAAGCCGATTCGTTCTAAAACATACCCGGAAAATAATCATTACaacaaaaactacaaaattgaa aatcatcatcaaaattcaataattaaaaagacTTACTCAAATCAATTGAATTGCCGAAAAAACACCAATAATCTTCATCAAGATAAACAGTTGCCTATTAAATACTGGTTAATGAGGCACttgttatttacaaattttgatCGCGGTATTCTTTTGGACACAG aGAGCTTCTATTCGGTCTGTCCGGAGGTATTAAGTTATCATATAGCAAAGCGTTGTAAAAATAACATAGTGTTGGATCCTTTTTGTGGAGCTGgtggtaatattatacagctagcaaaaacatgcaaacgag ttataGCATGTGATATTGATCCAGATAAGATAAGATTAGCACGGCATAATGCTGAGATATATGGTGTTGctcataaaattgattttgtagttggtgacttttttcaaatttaccCAAAGTTAAAAGCAGATGTAGTATTTATGTCACCGCCATGGGGTGGACCAGGATATTCAATTGAAAAAAGCTACAGTTTAACGTCTATGTGTGACAATTATTTCGGGGGAGGTTTtggtatttttgatattgttaaaaCTATTGCGCCTAATATTGCATTTCATATGCCGAAAACCACAAATATATTAGAA TGTATGTGGTTGGCAAATGATTTTGGTAAAGTGGAAATTcagcagaatattattaatgGAAGACTGAATTCAATCACAGCATTCTATGGAGACTTTCACTAA